The genomic interval GGTGATGACGACGGTCTTCTGCACGCGGGCCCCGACCACCTCGAAGCGGCGGCTGCCGTCGGCGGTCTCCAGCGGGCCGTAGTCCGCGAAGGAGAGCGGGTCGTCGCCGAAGGGCTTGACCCGCACCTCGCCGCGGACGCCGTGGGCGGCGCCGATGCGCGCCATCAGGATGCGGTCGGAGGCGGAACTCATCGCCCGTCCCCCGACTGGTCCCGCTCCGGCACGCGTCGGCTTGCCATGTTACTCGGACGCTTCGGCGGCCGCGGCGGCGGCCTCTTCCTCGGCCTGCTTCTTGGCAGCGAGCTTTTCCTTGGCCTTCTGACCCATCTCGGCCTTCTTCGGGTTGTTGCGCGGCGCGCGCTTCAGCAGGCCGGCGTCGTCGAGGAAGCGATGCACGCGGTCGGTCGGCTGGGCGCCGTTGGCCAGCCAGTGCTGGATGCGCTCGACGTTGAGCTGGACGCGGTTCTCGGAGTCCTTCGGCAGCATCGGATCGTAGGAGCCGACCTTCTCGATGAAGCGGCCGTCGCGCGGGGCGCGGACGTCGGCGACGACGATGCGGTAGTAGGGACGCTTCTTGGCGCCGCCACGGGCGAGACGGATCTTGGTAGCCATGGTCTTTACTCTCCAGTTGTTCAGTTGCCGGCGTTGGCGGCAATGGCTTCGTGGTGCCGAATGACTTCCCTGACGATGAAGGCAAGGAACTTTTCGGCAAAGTCAGGATCGAGGTTGGCCTCCGCCGCCAGGCGGCGCAGACGCTCGATCTGAATCTGTTCGCGCGCCGGGTCGGCCGGCGGCAGGTCATGGGCGGCCTTCAGATGGCCGACCTTCTGGGTGCACTTGAAGCGTTCGGCCAGCATGTGCACCAGCGCGGCGTCGATGTTGTCGATCGAGGCGCGCAGGGCGCGCAACTCCGCCATCGGCGCGCTATCGCCCAGCCGCGTGTCGGCGCCGGTGCGGCGATCGGAGGCGGCCGTCATTTCTTCTTGCCCTTGCCGAGGCCCGGGCCGAAACCGGGCATGCCGCCGAGACCCGGCAGCCGGGCACCGCCGAACCCGGGCAGGCCGGCACTGCCGGGCAGGCTCTTGGGCAGGCCCTTGGGCAGTTCCATGCCGCCCGGCATCTGGCCGGACCTGGCCATCTGCTCGAGCTGCTTGGGATCGATGTCCGGCATACCGCCGCCCAGCGCGTCTCCGAGGCCGCCGCCAAGGCCGCTCATCATCTTGCCGAACAGACCCTTCTTCTTGCCCATCAGCTTCATCATGTCCGCCATCTGGCGGTGCATCTTCAGCAGCTTGTTGACCTCGGCGACGTCGAGGCCGGCGCCGGCGGCGATGCGCTTCTTGCGGCTCGCCTTGAGGATGTCGGGCTTGCGGCGTTCTTCCGGCGTCATCGACTGGATGATCGCGATCTGGCGCTTGAACATCTTGTCGTCGAGATTGGCGGCGTCGAGCTGCTTCTTCATCTTGCCGATGCCGGGCAGCATGCCCATCACGCCCGACATGCCGCCGAGCTTCTCCATCTGCCTCAGCTGCTCGGCGAGATCCTCCAGGTCGAAATGACCCTTCTGCATCTTCGCCGCCATCTTGGCGGCCTTCTCGGCGTCGATCGCTTCGGCAGCCTTCTCGACCAGGGAGACAATGTCGCCCATGCCGAGGATGCGGTCGGCGATGCGGCGGGGATGGAAGTCCTCAAGCGCCTCGGCCTTTTCGCCGGTGCCGATGATCTTGACCGGCTTGCCGGTGACCGCGCGCATCGACAGGGCCGCGCCGCCGCGGCCGTCGCCATCCATGCGGGTCAGCGCGATGCCGGTGATGCCGACGCGCTCGTCGAAGCTGGTGGCGAGGTTGACGGCATCCTGACCGGTCAGCGCATCGGCGACAAGCAGGATCTCGTGCGGGTTGGTGGCGGCCTTGATCTCCGCCATCTCGTGCATGAGCGCCTCGTCGATGTGGATGCGGCCGGCGGTGTCGAGCATGACCACGTCGTAGCCGCCGAGGCGGGCCGCCTGGATCGCGCGCCGGGCGATGTCGACCGGGCCCTGGCCGGCCACGATCGGCAGCGTGTCGATGCCGTTCTGCTCGCCGAGCACCTTGAGCTGCTCCTGGGCCGCCGGGCGGCGGGTGTCGAGCGAGGCCATCAGCACCCTGCGCTTATCGCGGGTGGCGAGACGGCGGGCGATCTTGGCGGTGGTGGTCGTCTTGCCCGAGCCCTGCAGGCCGACCATCATGATCGCGACCGGAGCGGGGGCGTTGAGGTCGATCGGCTCGGCGTCAGCGCCGAGCATCTCCACGAGCTGGTCGTGGACGATCTTGACCACCATCTGGCCGGGCGTGACCGACTTGACCACTTCCGCGCCGACGGCGCGCACGCGCACCTTGTCGGTGAAGGAGCGCACGACGGGAAGGGCGACATCCGCCTCGATCAGCGCGCGACGGACTTCGCGCAGCGCCTCGTTGACATCGGATTCCGACAGCGCACCGCGGCCGGTGAGCTTGTCGAGAATACCGCTCAAGCGATCGGACAGACTTTCGAACATGCCTCAAGGTCCTTCCGGGTTCCAGGTCGGGAAAACGGGCGCAGCGCCCCTCGTCCCGCTCCATGTGGGGTCGGACATCCGGTTTCCCAACGCCGTACGCAAAGCGGAAACGCACCCGAGGGCGCCACGCGCTGTCGGGTGTGAACCTCCGGGATCTCTTTACACCTTTGCGGGTCCCGGTCGGCGGCTCGAAATGTCGTCACTCTCACGGAGTGGGCCGGACATAGTCGAAAAGGACGCGGAGAGTCAAGGAAAAGCGCCGCTTCGATTGGATCCGGTCGGCCCCGTTCCGGTCGGGAGGCTCGTCCCGCCCGCTTGCAATTCCCGCCGGAAAGGCGAATATGCACGCTGCTGCGCTGCACTCTGGCGCGCGGATACACTCCCCGACCGGGCTTTGCCCGCGGGGCGGATGCTGCCAAGATGGACTTTCGCGCCGTCGCGCTGCCGATCGGACGTCTGCTGATCGTAGTCGCCGCCTTCATGATGATCCCGGCGGGAGCCGACCTGGTTGCCCGCAATCCAGACTGGGTGGTGTTCGCCACCTCGGCGCTGGTCAGCGGCTGCATCGGCGCGCTGCTGTCGGCTGCGCTCGCCCGGCGCGCGTTCCCTTTCCGGCCACGCGAGACCTTCCTGTTCGTCAACGCCGCCTGGTTCACCTTCAGTTTTGCGGGCGCGATTCCCCTCTACGCCAGCGGCCTGGACATCAGTTTCGCGGATGCCTTCTTCGAGGCGGCCTCGGGTCTGACCACGACCGGTTCGACGATCCTGACGGGGCTGGACGGCCTGCCGCCAGGCATCCTGCTGTGGCGCTCGCTGCTGCAATG from Polymorphum gilvum SL003B-26A1 carries:
- the rpsP gene encoding 30S ribosomal protein S16; its protein translation is MATKIRLARGGAKKRPYYRIVVADVRAPRDGRFIEKVGSYDPMLPKDSENRVQLNVERIQHWLANGAQPTDRVHRFLDDAGLLKRAPRNNPKKAEMGQKAKEKLAAKKQAEEEAAAAAAEASE
- a CDS encoding chorismate mutase translates to MTAASDRRTGADTRLGDSAPMAELRALRASIDNIDAALVHMLAERFKCTQKVGHLKAAHDLPPADPAREQIQIERLRRLAAEANLDPDFAEKFLAFIVREVIRHHEAIAANAGN
- the ffh gene encoding signal recognition particle protein, coding for MFESLSDRLSGILDKLTGRGALSESDVNEALREVRRALIEADVALPVVRSFTDKVRVRAVGAEVVKSVTPGQMVVKIVHDQLVEMLGADAEPIDLNAPAPVAIMMVGLQGSGKTTTTAKIARRLATRDKRRVLMASLDTRRPAAQEQLKVLGEQNGIDTLPIVAGQGPVDIARRAIQAARLGGYDVVMLDTAGRIHIDEALMHEMAEIKAATNPHEILLVADALTGQDAVNLATSFDERVGITGIALTRMDGDGRGGAALSMRAVTGKPVKIIGTGEKAEALEDFHPRRIADRILGMGDIVSLVEKAAEAIDAEKAAKMAAKMQKGHFDLEDLAEQLRQMEKLGGMSGVMGMLPGIGKMKKQLDAANLDDKMFKRQIAIIQSMTPEERRKPDILKASRKKRIAAGAGLDVAEVNKLLKMHRQMADMMKLMGKKKGLFGKMMSGLGGGLGDALGGGMPDIDPKQLEQMARSGQMPGGMELPKGLPKSLPGSAGLPGFGGARLPGLGGMPGFGPGLGKGKKK